The Acidobacteriota bacterium genome segment CCGTCGGGGGGCGGCCCGGGCTCCGGGACCCCCGTGCAGGGAGCGGTGACTTTCGGGGGCTGGCTGCTCTCCCCGGGCGGGAACGACGCGGACGGCGACGGCTACAGCGAGTGCGACGGCGACTGCGACGACCAGGAGTCCAGCACCTGGCCGGGCGCGGCCGAAATCTGCCTCGACGGCATCGACAACGACTGCGACGGTGTCGTGGACAAGGGCGAGGTCACTCCCAACGGCGTGGCCGACCTCTCCGTCAGCCGCAACCCGACCGGCGTGACCCTGTCCTGGCAGGCCGTCGCCGACGCCACCTCCTACGACGTGGTCCGCGGCAACCTGGCGGCCCTGGTCGCCGGCGGAGGCGACTTCACCGGCTCCACCGACGCCTGTCTCGCCAACGATCTGGCCGCCCTGTCGGTGGACGACACC includes the following:
- a CDS encoding putative metal-binding motif-containing protein, whose product is PSGGGPGSGTPVQGAVTFGGWLLSPGGNDADGDGYSECDGDCDDQESSTWPGAAEICLDGIDNDCDGVVDKGEVTPNGVADLSVSRNPTGVTLSWQAVADATSYDVVRGNLAALVAGGGDFTGSTDACLANDLAALSVDDTNTESVNQIWYLHRARSCAGVGTYSSDPAANESRNTGIESSPNACP